Proteins from one Octopus bimaculoides isolate UCB-OBI-ISO-001 chromosome 19, ASM119413v2, whole genome shotgun sequence genomic window:
- the LOC106873099 gene encoding ankyrin repeat and SOCS box protein 3 isoform X2, with protein sequence MVSVVSCVKQNNQRILSLLLDVPGSVPKNELKEALLLSSEKGYIECTNSLIKAGADIDCQNSSGETPLMLATKENKPDIIKALIEAKCDCYISARSGNAAIHIAARKDLLQCFQILLDNGVDINTRDPEQNTPLIISEEVLSRPDCDVNATDCYGWTALHHAAHKATGVKQLLKAGANPNVYNDSGNTPLMLAAIEGFSKVIHLLTKANCDVNMKDSSSAQKTAMHIIALKGHTECIEDMLEAGLDLNILDNQYRTPLWYALNSGRFEAVESLLKYTSHVASYSCPTQAPETSCPVKLAFLKGAKKVIKQFILIGFDKDHIRYYIQNSDDVTADWTTVDQNDWFSFIQQPLTLLQISRIWIRHYLGRLFYLNVSKLPLPKSFQDFLLFSDFKNI encoded by the exons TGTGGTTAGTTGTGTGAAGCAGAACAATCAACGTATTTTATCATTGCTTCTGGACGTCCCAGGCAGTGTACcaaaaaatgaattgaaagaagCTTTACTTTTGTCTTCAGAGAAAGGCTACATAGAATGCACAAACTCTCTGATCAAAGCCGGTGCTGATATTGACTGCCAAAATAGTTCAGGAGAAACACCATTGATGTTggctacaaaagaaaataaaccagACATTATAAAAGCTTTAATTGAAGCAAAATGTGACTGCTATATCTCAGCTAGAAGTGGAAATGCTGCCATCCATATTGCTGCACGGAAGGACTTGTTACAATGTTTCCAAATCCTCTTGGACAATGGTGTTGATATCAATACTAGAGATCCTGAACAAAATACACCTCTTATTATTTCAG AGGAAGTTCTATCTCGGCCAGACTGTGATGTGAATGCAACTGACTGTTATGGATGGACAGCTCTTCATCATGCAGCGCATAAAGCAACTGGGGTGAAACAACTACTGAAAGCAGGTGCAAATCCTAATGTGTACAATGACAGTGGTAACACACCTCTTATGCTGGCAGCAATAGAAGGGTTCTCAAAAGTTATCCATCTTCTAACAAAAGCTAATTGTGATGTTAATATGAAAGACAGTTCTTCAGCTCAGAAAACAGCTATGCACATCATAGCTTTGAAAG GTCACACTGAATGCATTGAAGACATGCTAGAGGCTGGGCTGGATTTGAATATTTTAGACAATCAATATCGAACACCTTTATGGTACGCTTTGAACAGCGGACGATTTGAAGCTGTTGAATCGTTATTGAAGTATACAAGTCATGTTGCTTCTTATAGTTGTCCCACTCAAGCTCCAGAAACATCTTGCCCTGTAAAGCTTGCATTTTTAAAAGGGGCTAAAAAAGTCATTAAACAGTTCATACTGATTGGTTTTGATAAAGATCATATTCGATATTATATACAGAATTCTGATGATGTTACTGCTGATTGGACTACTGTTGACCAAAATGActggttttcttttattcagCAGCCACTAACACTTCTGCAAATTAGCAGAATATGGATACGCCATTATCTGGGAAGATTATTTTACCTTAATGTCTCAAAGCTCCCTTTGCCAAAATCTTTCCAAGATTTTCTACTTTTctctgattttaaaaatatttga
- the LOC106873099 gene encoding ankyrin repeat and SOCS box protein 3 isoform X3, which yields MLATKENKPDIIKALIEAKCDCYISARSGNAAIHIAARKDLLQCFQILLDNGVDINTRDPEQNTPLIISVIKKKYLILEEVLSRPDCDVNATDCYGWTALHHAAHKATGVKQLLKAGANPNVYNDSGNTPLMLAAIEGFSKVIHLLTKANCDVNMKDSSSAQKTAMHIIALKGHTECIEDMLEAGLDLNILDNQYRTPLWYALNSGRFEAVESLLKYTSHVASYSCPTQAPETSCPVKLAFLKGAKKVIKQFILIGFDKDHIRYYIQNSDDVTADWTTVDQNDWFSFIQQPLTLLQISRIWIRHYLGRLFYLNVSKLPLPKSFQDFLLFSDFKNI from the exons ATGTTggctacaaaagaaaataaaccagACATTATAAAAGCTTTAATTGAAGCAAAATGTGACTGCTATATCTCAGCTAGAAGTGGAAATGCTGCCATCCATATTGCTGCACGGAAGGACTTGTTACAATGTTTCCAAATCCTCTTGGACAATGGTGTTGATATCAATACTAGAGATCCTGAACAAAATACACCTCTTATTATTTCAG ttattaAAAAGAAGTATTTGATTTTAGAGGAAGTTCTATCTCGGCCAGACTGTGATGTGAATGCAACTGACTGTTATGGATGGACAGCTCTTCATCATGCAGCGCATAAAGCAACTGGGGTGAAACAACTACTGAAAGCAGGTGCAAATCCTAATGTGTACAATGACAGTGGTAACACACCTCTTATGCTGGCAGCAATAGAAGGGTTCTCAAAAGTTATCCATCTTCTAACAAAAGCTAATTGTGATGTTAATATGAAAGACAGTTCTTCAGCTCAGAAAACAGCTATGCACATCATAGCTTTGAAAG GTCACACTGAATGCATTGAAGACATGCTAGAGGCTGGGCTGGATTTGAATATTTTAGACAATCAATATCGAACACCTTTATGGTACGCTTTGAACAGCGGACGATTTGAAGCTGTTGAATCGTTATTGAAGTATACAAGTCATGTTGCTTCTTATAGTTGTCCCACTCAAGCTCCAGAAACATCTTGCCCTGTAAAGCTTGCATTTTTAAAAGGGGCTAAAAAAGTCATTAAACAGTTCATACTGATTGGTTTTGATAAAGATCATATTCGATATTATATACAGAATTCTGATGATGTTACTGCTGATTGGACTACTGTTGACCAAAATGActggttttcttttattcagCAGCCACTAACACTTCTGCAAATTAGCAGAATATGGATACGCCATTATCTGGGAAGATTATTTTACCTTAATGTCTCAAAGCTCCCTTTGCCAAAATCTTTCCAAGATTTTCTACTTTTctctgattttaaaaatatttga
- the LOC106873099 gene encoding ankyrin repeat and SOCS box protein 3 isoform X1 — MVSVVSCVKQNNQRILSLLLDVPGSVPKNELKEALLLSSEKGYIECTNSLIKAGADIDCQNSSGETPLMLATKENKPDIIKALIEAKCDCYISARSGNAAIHIAARKDLLQCFQILLDNGVDINTRDPEQNTPLIISVIKKKYLILEEVLSRPDCDVNATDCYGWTALHHAAHKATGVKQLLKAGANPNVYNDSGNTPLMLAAIEGFSKVIHLLTKANCDVNMKDSSSAQKTAMHIIALKGHTECIEDMLEAGLDLNILDNQYRTPLWYALNSGRFEAVESLLKYTSHVASYSCPTQAPETSCPVKLAFLKGAKKVIKQFILIGFDKDHIRYYIQNSDDVTADWTTVDQNDWFSFIQQPLTLLQISRIWIRHYLGRLFYLNVSKLPLPKSFQDFLLFSDFKNI; from the exons TGTGGTTAGTTGTGTGAAGCAGAACAATCAACGTATTTTATCATTGCTTCTGGACGTCCCAGGCAGTGTACcaaaaaatgaattgaaagaagCTTTACTTTTGTCTTCAGAGAAAGGCTACATAGAATGCACAAACTCTCTGATCAAAGCCGGTGCTGATATTGACTGCCAAAATAGTTCAGGAGAAACACCATTGATGTTggctacaaaagaaaataaaccagACATTATAAAAGCTTTAATTGAAGCAAAATGTGACTGCTATATCTCAGCTAGAAGTGGAAATGCTGCCATCCATATTGCTGCACGGAAGGACTTGTTACAATGTTTCCAAATCCTCTTGGACAATGGTGTTGATATCAATACTAGAGATCCTGAACAAAATACACCTCTTATTATTTCAG ttattaAAAAGAAGTATTTGATTTTAGAGGAAGTTCTATCTCGGCCAGACTGTGATGTGAATGCAACTGACTGTTATGGATGGACAGCTCTTCATCATGCAGCGCATAAAGCAACTGGGGTGAAACAACTACTGAAAGCAGGTGCAAATCCTAATGTGTACAATGACAGTGGTAACACACCTCTTATGCTGGCAGCAATAGAAGGGTTCTCAAAAGTTATCCATCTTCTAACAAAAGCTAATTGTGATGTTAATATGAAAGACAGTTCTTCAGCTCAGAAAACAGCTATGCACATCATAGCTTTGAAAG GTCACACTGAATGCATTGAAGACATGCTAGAGGCTGGGCTGGATTTGAATATTTTAGACAATCAATATCGAACACCTTTATGGTACGCTTTGAACAGCGGACGATTTGAAGCTGTTGAATCGTTATTGAAGTATACAAGTCATGTTGCTTCTTATAGTTGTCCCACTCAAGCTCCAGAAACATCTTGCCCTGTAAAGCTTGCATTTTTAAAAGGGGCTAAAAAAGTCATTAAACAGTTCATACTGATTGGTTTTGATAAAGATCATATTCGATATTATATACAGAATTCTGATGATGTTACTGCTGATTGGACTACTGTTGACCAAAATGActggttttcttttattcagCAGCCACTAACACTTCTGCAAATTAGCAGAATATGGATACGCCATTATCTGGGAAGATTATTTTACCTTAATGTCTCAAAGCTCCCTTTGCCAAAATCTTTCCAAGATTTTCTACTTTTctctgattttaaaaatatttga